Proteins encoded within one genomic window of Jiangella mangrovi:
- a CDS encoding acyl-CoA ligase (AMP-forming), exosortase A system-associated, whose amino-acid sequence MTAIRTGFHDLLGQAAAARPDAPALTYRNRTASYAEVWRTAQAAAAQLAGLGLRRGDRVAIYLEKRIETVAAFVAASAAGGVFVPVNHVLKATQVGHILADSGATVLVTSADRLGQLNAVLAGTAVTDVVVVGTGLPADAAHGYRVHGWDAGQEADAELEPSPAIDVDPAAILYTSGSTGKPKGVVLSHRNLIVGAESVSSYLENSAHDVILSVLPLSFDAGLSQVTTAFSVGAHCVLMNYLLPREVPKLCERYGVTGLTCVPPLWLQLAEVPWPEEVARKLRYWANTGGRMPRVTLDRLRGIFTEARPFLMYGLTEAFRSTYLDPAEVDRRPDSIGKAIPNAEILVVRPDGTPCAPGEEGELVHRGALVALGYWNDPVRTAERYKPLRRPGQDWRTPELAVWSGDTVVADDEGFLYFVGRKDDMIKTSGYRVSPTEVEEAAYGTGLVRDAVAVGVEDPALGQRIVLVATPPQGELDVAALLAALRQTLPLYMVPAGVEVRAELPRSPNGKFDRGLIKGELVR is encoded by the coding sequence GTGACCGCGATCAGGACCGGCTTCCACGATCTGCTCGGTCAGGCGGCTGCCGCCCGGCCGGACGCCCCGGCGCTCACCTACCGCAACCGGACGGCGAGCTACGCCGAGGTCTGGCGCACGGCGCAGGCCGCGGCGGCGCAGCTGGCCGGGCTCGGGCTGCGGCGCGGCGATCGCGTGGCGATCTACCTCGAGAAGCGCATCGAGACCGTGGCGGCGTTCGTCGCGGCGTCGGCGGCGGGCGGGGTGTTCGTCCCGGTGAACCACGTGCTCAAGGCCACGCAGGTCGGGCACATCCTCGCCGACAGCGGTGCGACGGTGCTGGTCACGTCGGCCGACCGGCTCGGGCAGCTGAACGCCGTCCTGGCGGGGACGGCGGTCACCGACGTGGTCGTCGTCGGCACGGGACTGCCCGCCGACGCCGCGCACGGGTACCGCGTGCACGGCTGGGACGCCGGCCAGGAGGCCGATGCTGAGCTGGAGCCGTCGCCGGCCATCGACGTCGACCCGGCGGCGATCCTTTACACGTCGGGCAGCACCGGCAAGCCCAAGGGCGTCGTGCTGAGCCACCGCAACCTCATCGTGGGCGCCGAGAGCGTCAGCAGCTATCTCGAGAACAGCGCCCACGACGTCATCCTCAGCGTCCTGCCGCTCAGCTTCGACGCCGGCCTGAGCCAGGTGACGACGGCCTTCTCGGTCGGCGCGCACTGCGTGCTGATGAACTACCTGCTGCCGCGCGAGGTGCCGAAGCTGTGCGAGCGGTACGGCGTGACTGGGCTGACCTGCGTCCCGCCGCTGTGGCTGCAGCTGGCCGAGGTGCCGTGGCCCGAGGAGGTGGCGCGCAAGCTGCGCTACTGGGCGAACACCGGCGGGCGCATGCCGCGGGTGACGCTGGACCGGTTGCGCGGCATCTTCACCGAGGCGCGCCCGTTCCTGATGTACGGGCTGACCGAGGCGTTCCGCTCGACCTACCTCGACCCCGCCGAGGTCGACCGCCGGCCCGACTCCATCGGCAAGGCGATCCCGAACGCGGAGATCCTCGTGGTGCGCCCCGACGGCACGCCGTGCGCGCCGGGCGAGGAGGGCGAGCTCGTGCACCGGGGCGCCCTGGTGGCGCTGGGCTACTGGAACGACCCGGTCCGCACGGCCGAGCGGTACAAGCCGCTGCGCCGCCCGGGCCAGGACTGGCGCACGCCCGAGCTCGCGGTGTGGTCCGGCGACACCGTCGTGGCCGACGACGAGGGCTTCCTCTACTTCGTGGGCCGCAAGGACGACATGATCAAGACCTCCGGCTACCGGGTGAGCCCGACGGAGGTCGAGGAGGCCGCGTACGGCACCGGGCTGGTGCGCGACGCCGTCGCCGTCGGCGTCGAGGACCCCGCGCTGGGCCAGCGGATCGTGCTCGTGGCCACGCCGCCGCAGGGTGAGCTGGACGTCGCGGCGCTGCTGGCCGCGCTGCGCCAGACGCTGCCGCTGTACATGGTCCCGGCCGGGGTCGAGGTCCGCGCCGAGCTGCCGCGCTCGCCCAACGGCAAGTTCGACCGCGGCCTCATCAAGGGGGAGCTGGTCCGGTGA
- a CDS encoding 50S ribosomal protein L25/general stress protein Ctc, translating into MSDVKIAAELRTEFGKGAARRLRRAAKVPAVLYGHGTDPVHLALPGHDTMLALKTPNVLLTLDIEGRGSELALPKHVQRDPLKGFIEHVDLLLVKRGEKVTVEVAVHVTGEAAPGTLVNLDQSTVSIEAEATHLPEGIEVSVEGLEEGTQILAKDLTLARGSSLAGDPEQLVVNVTAAPTAEQLEGEVEEAAAEEAPADEAAAAEGEAADAEASSDES; encoded by the coding sequence GTGTCCGACGTCAAGATCGCCGCCGAGCTGCGTACCGAGTTCGGCAAGGGCGCCGCGCGCCGCCTTCGCCGCGCTGCCAAGGTTCCCGCGGTCCTCTACGGGCACGGGACCGACCCCGTCCACCTGGCGCTGCCGGGCCACGACACCATGCTCGCCCTGAAGACCCCGAACGTCCTCCTCACGCTCGACATCGAGGGCCGGGGCAGCGAGCTGGCGCTGCCGAAGCACGTGCAGCGCGACCCGCTCAAGGGCTTCATCGAGCACGTCGACCTGCTGCTGGTCAAGCGCGGCGAGAAGGTCACCGTCGAGGTGGCGGTGCACGTCACGGGCGAGGCCGCGCCGGGCACGCTGGTCAACCTCGACCAGTCGACCGTCTCCATCGAGGCCGAGGCGACCCACCTGCCCGAGGGCATCGAGGTCTCCGTCGAGGGCCTCGAAGAGGGCACCCAGATCCTCGCCAAGGACCTCACGCTGGCGCGTGGCTCGTCCCTGGCCGGCGACCCCGAGCAGCTGGTCGTCAACGTCACCGCTGCTCCCACCGCCGAGCAGCTCGAGGGCGAGGTCGAGGAGGCCGCCGCCGAGGAGGCGCCGGCCGACGAGGCTGCCGCCGCCGAGGGCGAGGCCGCGGACGCCGAGGCGTCCTCCGACGAGTCCTGA
- a CDS encoding ribose-phosphate diphosphokinase, protein MTGIRATGTKTLMLFGGRAHPELNAEVADHLGVSLVPSKTFNFANGEIYVRFEESVRGSDAFVIQSHTAPINEWIMEQLIMVDALKRASAKQITVVMPFYGYARQDKKHRGREPISARLVADMFKTAGADRLMAVDLHTAQIQGFFDGPVDHLWALPILANHVQDNYAPANMTVVSPDAGRVRVADVWADRLGTPLAIIHKRRSPDVANEVKVHEVVGDVQGRTCLLVDDMIDTAGTITQAAEALMEAGAADVLVAATHAVLSGPAVDRLKNSAGIKEVIVTNTLPIPEDRHFDKLTVLSIAPLIARAIHEVFEEGSVTSLFNGNA, encoded by the coding sequence GTGACGGGGATCCGCGCGACGGGCACGAAGACGCTGATGCTGTTCGGGGGCCGCGCGCATCCCGAGCTCAACGCGGAGGTCGCCGACCACCTCGGCGTCAGCCTGGTGCCCAGCAAGACGTTCAACTTCGCCAACGGCGAGATCTACGTGCGGTTCGAAGAGAGCGTGCGCGGCAGCGACGCGTTCGTCATCCAGAGCCACACCGCGCCCATCAACGAGTGGATCATGGAGCAGCTGATCATGGTCGACGCGCTGAAGCGGGCGTCGGCCAAGCAGATCACCGTAGTCATGCCGTTCTACGGGTACGCGCGCCAGGACAAGAAGCACCGCGGCCGCGAGCCCATCTCCGCGCGCCTCGTCGCCGACATGTTCAAGACCGCGGGCGCCGACCGCCTCATGGCCGTCGACCTGCACACCGCGCAGATCCAGGGCTTCTTCGACGGCCCGGTCGACCACTTGTGGGCGCTGCCCATCCTGGCCAACCACGTCCAGGACAACTACGCGCCGGCGAACATGACGGTGGTCTCGCCCGACGCGGGCCGGGTGCGGGTCGCCGACGTGTGGGCCGACCGCCTGGGCACGCCGCTGGCCATCATCCACAAGCGCCGCAGCCCCGACGTCGCCAACGAGGTCAAGGTGCACGAGGTCGTCGGCGACGTCCAGGGCCGCACCTGCCTCCTGGTCGACGACATGATCGACACCGCCGGCACCATCACGCAGGCCGCCGAGGCGCTCATGGAGGCCGGCGCGGCCGACGTGCTCGTCGCGGCCACGCACGCCGTGCTGTCCGGCCCCGCGGTCGACCGGCTGAAGAACTCGGCCGGCATCAAAGAGGTCATCGTCACCAACACGCTGCCGATCCCCGAGGACCGGCACTTCGACAAGCTGACGGTGCTGTCCATCGCACCGCTCATCGCGCGGGCCATCCACGAGGTCTTCGAAGAGGGCTCCGTTACCAGTTTGTTCAACGGGAACGCCTAG
- the cysN gene encoding sulfate adenylyltransferase subunit CysN produces the protein MDLLRFATAGSVDDGKSTLIGRLLFDSKAIFTDQLESVERTSQQRGDEYTDLSLLTDGLRAEREQGITIDVAYRYFATPRRKFIIADTPGHIQYTRNMVTGASTADLAIVLVDARKGMVEQSRRHAFLVSLLRVPHLVLAVNKMDLVGWSQEVFESIEREFSSFATKLEVPDLTVVPISALHGDNIVSRSPNMPWYEGPSLLHHLEHVHIASDRNLVDVRFPVQYVIRPQSLQNSDYRAYAGQVAGGVMKPGDEVMVLPSGFTTRIAGIDTADGPVAEAFAPMSVTVRLEDEIDVSRGDMICRPHNQPAVAQDIDAMVCWMAETPLVPGQKLAVKHTTRSARAVVKELQYRLDVNSLHRDDTATQLGLNDIGRVRLRTTVPLLADEYRRNRQTGGFILVDESTNRTVGAGMITAAS, from the coding sequence ATGGATCTGCTCAGGTTCGCCACCGCCGGCTCCGTCGACGACGGCAAGAGCACGCTCATCGGGCGGCTGCTCTTCGACTCGAAGGCGATCTTCACCGACCAGCTCGAGAGCGTCGAGCGCACCAGCCAGCAGCGCGGTGACGAGTACACCGACCTGTCGCTGCTGACCGACGGCCTGCGCGCCGAGCGCGAGCAGGGCATCACCATCGACGTGGCGTACCGCTACTTCGCGACGCCGCGGCGCAAGTTCATCATCGCCGACACCCCGGGGCACATCCAGTACACCCGCAACATGGTCACGGGGGCGTCCACCGCCGACCTCGCGATCGTGCTGGTCGACGCTCGCAAGGGCATGGTCGAGCAGAGCCGCCGGCACGCGTTCCTCGTGTCGCTGCTGCGGGTGCCGCACCTGGTGCTGGCCGTGAACAAGATGGACCTCGTCGGCTGGTCGCAGGAGGTCTTCGAGTCCATCGAGCGCGAGTTCTCGTCGTTCGCCACCAAGCTCGAGGTGCCCGACCTCACCGTCGTCCCGATCTCGGCGCTGCACGGCGACAACATCGTCAGCCGCTCGCCGAACATGCCGTGGTACGAGGGCCCGTCGCTGCTGCACCACCTCGAGCACGTGCACATCGCCAGCGACCGCAACCTCGTCGACGTCCGGTTCCCGGTGCAGTACGTCATCCGGCCGCAGTCGCTGCAGAACAGCGACTACCGCGCCTACGCGGGCCAGGTGGCCGGCGGCGTGATGAAGCCCGGCGACGAGGTCATGGTGCTGCCCAGCGGCTTCACCACCCGCATCGCCGGCATCGACACCGCCGACGGCCCGGTGGCCGAGGCGTTCGCGCCGATGTCGGTCACGGTCCGGCTCGAGGACGAGATCGACGTCTCGCGCGGGGACATGATCTGCCGGCCGCACAACCAGCCGGCCGTCGCGCAGGACATCGACGCCATGGTCTGCTGGATGGCCGAGACGCCGCTGGTGCCCGGCCAGAAGCTCGCCGTCAAGCACACGACACGGTCGGCGCGGGCGGTGGTCAAGGAGCTGCAGTACCGCCTCGACGTCAACTCCCTGCATCGCGACGACACCGCGACGCAGCTCGGCCTCAACGACATCGGCAGGGTGCGGCTGCGCACTACGGTGCCGCTGCTGGCCGACGAGTACCGCCGCAACCGGCAGACCGGCGGGTTCATCCTCGTCGACGAGTCCACCAACCGCACGGTGGGCGCAGGCATGATCACGGCGGCGAGCTGA
- the rfbD gene encoding dTDP-4-dehydrorhamnose reductase: MATWLVTGADGMLGRDLVTMLRAVRQRVIPATRTVLDLTDRRAVDAAVTTIARIGAHGSGSIVVNLDSWADVDAAEVDEGAARAINVHGAANLAQACGRSGLRLIHLSTSYVFDGVSTEPYAEDAPVSPATAYGRTMADGERAVLEALPEAGVVLRTGWLYGEYGRSFVRTAATAATERPFTDVIDDQWGQPTWTLDVADRIVDIGRAAGVSGVLHAVNSGATTWFGLARAVYAELGLDPERVRPVAADQVPRIVPRPAHSVLSQERWARFGLAPLRPWREALRAAAPSVLGVE; this comes from the coding sequence GTGGCGACGTGGCTGGTCACCGGGGCCGACGGCATGCTCGGCCGCGATCTGGTGACCATGCTCCGGGCGGTTCGCCAGCGGGTCATCCCGGCCACGCGCACGGTGCTGGACCTCACCGACCGCCGCGCGGTCGACGCCGCCGTCACGACCATTGCCCGCATCGGCGCGCACGGCAGCGGCTCGATCGTCGTCAACCTCGACAGCTGGGCCGACGTCGACGCCGCGGAGGTCGACGAGGGGGCGGCCCGGGCGATCAACGTGCACGGTGCCGCCAACCTCGCCCAGGCGTGCGGCCGGTCCGGCCTGCGCCTCATCCACCTGTCGACCAGCTACGTGTTCGACGGCGTCAGCACGGAGCCGTACGCCGAGGACGCGCCGGTCTCGCCCGCCACGGCGTACGGGCGCACCATGGCCGACGGCGAGCGGGCGGTGCTCGAGGCGCTGCCCGAGGCCGGTGTGGTGCTGCGGACCGGCTGGCTGTACGGCGAGTACGGGCGCAGCTTCGTCCGGACCGCCGCCACCGCGGCCACGGAGCGGCCCTTCACCGACGTCATCGACGACCAGTGGGGCCAGCCGACCTGGACCCTCGACGTGGCCGACCGCATCGTCGACATCGGCCGGGCGGCCGGCGTCTCGGGCGTCCTGCATGCCGTCAACTCCGGTGCGACGACGTGGTTCGGGCTGGCTCGCGCCGTCTACGCCGAGCTGGGGCTGGACCCGGAGCGGGTGCGGCCGGTCGCGGCGGACCAGGTGCCGCGGATCGTGCCGCGGCCCGCGCACTCGGTGCTGTCGCAGGAGCGGTGGGCGCGGTTCGGGCTGGCGCCGCTGCGGCCGTGGCGCGAGGCGCTGCGGGCGGCCGCGCCGAGCGTCCTCGGCGTCGAGTGA
- the cysD gene encoding sulfate adenylyltransferase subunit CysD: MTIHEYQLSQLDYLEAEAVHVFREVAAELERPVLLFSGGKDSIVMLRLAEKAFWPAPMPFPVMHVDTGHNFPEVLEFRDRRVAELGVNLVVASVPEAIERGLVAEEPNGSRNRIQTPVLLEAVEKHRFTALFGGARRDEEKARAKERVFSFRDEFGQWDPKNQRPELWNLYNGRIHLGESIRVFPLSNWTELDVWHYIQRENIAVPSIYYAHDREVFERDGMLFADNEFCRPREGETTFVAKVRYRTVGDASLTAAVKSDADTVEKVIEEIAATRLTERGATRGDDRVSEAAMEDRKKEGYF, encoded by the coding sequence ATGACGATCCACGAGTACCAGCTCTCCCAGCTCGACTACCTCGAGGCCGAGGCGGTGCACGTCTTCCGCGAGGTCGCCGCCGAGCTGGAGCGCCCGGTCCTGCTGTTCTCCGGCGGCAAGGACTCCATCGTCATGCTCCGGCTGGCCGAGAAGGCGTTCTGGCCGGCGCCCATGCCGTTCCCCGTCATGCACGTCGACACCGGCCACAACTTCCCCGAGGTGCTCGAGTTCCGCGATCGCCGGGTCGCCGAGCTGGGCGTCAACCTCGTCGTCGCGTCAGTGCCCGAGGCCATCGAGCGCGGTCTGGTGGCCGAGGAGCCGAACGGCTCGCGCAACCGCATCCAGACGCCGGTCCTGCTCGAGGCGGTCGAGAAGCACCGCTTCACCGCGCTGTTCGGCGGCGCCCGGCGCGACGAGGAGAAGGCGCGGGCCAAGGAGCGGGTGTTCTCCTTCCGCGACGAGTTCGGCCAGTGGGACCCGAAGAACCAGCGCCCGGAGCTCTGGAACCTCTACAACGGCCGCATCCACCTGGGCGAGAGCATCCGGGTGTTCCCGCTGTCGAACTGGACCGAGCTCGACGTCTGGCACTACATCCAGCGCGAGAACATCGCCGTCCCGTCCATCTACTACGCGCACGACCGCGAGGTGTTCGAGCGCGACGGCATGCTCTTCGCCGACAACGAGTTCTGCCGGCCGCGCGAGGGAGAGACGACCTTCGTGGCGAAGGTGCGCTACCGCACGGTCGGCGACGCGTCGCTGACGGCGGCCGTGAAGTCCGACGCCGACACCGTCGAGAAGGTCATCGAGGAGATCGCCGCCACCCGGCTCACCGAGCGTGGCGCCACCCGCGGAGACGACCGCGTCAGCGAGGCCGCGATGGAGGACCGGAAGAAGGAAGGCTACTTCTGA
- a CDS encoding inositol monophosphatase family protein, with protein MASTDAILAARLATEAGALLLALRRDHDPVTGTQALRDAGDRAAHRLLADALAAERPGDAVLSEEAPDDAARLVSRRVWIVDPLDGTREFGDGRDDWAVHVALWQDGELTAGAVALPGLGADGVTLGSDPAAIVPPRDPAAPPRIAVSRSRPPAAAQRAAEALGADLLPMGSAGFKVAAVVRGEADAYVHAGGQYEWDSAAPVAVARSAGLFASRLDGSPLRYNQADPYLPDLLVARPELADALLTAVADGAVAQPVRSS; from the coding sequence GTGGCATCCACCGATGCGATCCTGGCCGCCCGCCTCGCCACCGAGGCGGGCGCGCTGCTGCTCGCACTGCGCCGCGACCACGACCCGGTCACGGGCACTCAGGCGCTGCGCGACGCCGGGGATCGCGCAGCCCATCGACTCCTGGCCGACGCCCTCGCGGCGGAGCGGCCCGGCGACGCCGTCCTCAGCGAGGAGGCGCCCGACGACGCCGCCCGGCTCGTCTCGCGGCGGGTCTGGATCGTCGACCCGCTCGACGGCACCCGCGAGTTCGGTGACGGTCGCGACGACTGGGCCGTGCACGTCGCTCTCTGGCAGGACGGCGAGCTGACGGCGGGCGCCGTCGCCCTGCCCGGCCTGGGCGCCGACGGCGTCACCCTCGGCTCCGACCCGGCCGCCATCGTCCCGCCGCGCGACCCCGCGGCGCCGCCGCGCATCGCCGTCAGCCGCAGCCGTCCGCCCGCCGCCGCGCAGCGGGCCGCCGAGGCCCTCGGGGCGGACCTGCTGCCCATGGGCTCGGCCGGCTTCAAGGTCGCCGCCGTGGTCCGCGGCGAGGCCGACGCCTACGTGCACGCCGGCGGCCAGTACGAGTGGGACTCCGCCGCACCGGTCGCCGTCGCCCGGTCCGCCGGCCTGTTCGCCAGCCGCCTCGACGGCTCGCCGCTGCGCTACAACCAGGCCGACCCGTATCTGCCCGACCTGCTCGTCGCCCGCCCGGAGCTCGCCGACGCGCTCCTGACCGCCGTCGCCGACGGCGCCGTCGCTCAACCGGTGAGGTCTTCATGA
- the pth gene encoding aminoacyl-tRNA hydrolase, whose product MSDAWLVVGLGNPGPTYAGTRHNAGAMVVDLLAERVGVAFKSQRKHRADVAEIRLGGVPGVRAVLAKPHSYMNESGGPVGLLADFYKIEPDRLLVVHDELDLPFGTVRLKRGGGDNGHNGLRSVRARVGTGDYCRLRFGIGRPPGRMDPAAFVLKPFSTVEKREIDLEIDRAADAAEAVVVDGLTYAQNHYNV is encoded by the coding sequence ATGTCCGACGCGTGGTTGGTGGTCGGGCTGGGCAACCCCGGCCCGACGTATGCCGGCACCCGGCACAACGCCGGGGCCATGGTGGTCGACCTGCTCGCCGAGCGGGTCGGCGTCGCCTTCAAGTCGCAGCGCAAGCACCGGGCCGATGTCGCCGAGATCCGTCTCGGCGGCGTGCCCGGTGTCCGCGCCGTGCTGGCCAAGCCGCACTCGTACATGAACGAGTCCGGCGGGCCGGTCGGGCTGCTCGCCGACTTCTACAAGATCGAGCCGGACCGTCTGCTGGTCGTCCACGATGAGCTCGACCTGCCCTTCGGTACCGTCCGGCTGAAGCGCGGCGGGGGTGACAACGGTCACAACGGGCTGCGGTCGGTGCGGGCCCGGGTCGGCACCGGCGACTACTGCCGGCTGCGCTTCGGCATCGGCCGGCCGCCCGGTCGCATGGACCCCGCGGCATTCGTGCTCAAGCCCTTCTCCACTGTTGAGAAGCGTGAGATCGATCTCGAGATCGACCGCGCGGCCGATGCCGCCGAGGCCGTCGTGGTCGACGGCCTCACGTATGCGCAGAACCACTACAACGTGTAA
- a CDS encoding exopolysaccharide biosynthesis polyprenyl glycosylphosphotransferase, with translation MPPATRPFRYRRITAAGDLLTGALAVGTTWALSWSALDVAIAVSVMALAWPLVLTAKTGRPDRLFGVKNTYRDIFQGLAAVVAVLAVAGAVFSIPLLGTTFLAAAAVLAVGSIAVRVAVRRKLRRLRTLGRATRRTLLVGPAAAVADTVERFAQDGEHPLSVVAACVEGDAAEAPGAVPVVGSIVGGLPGHDDALRDEEIVHAVRLAAQRVRARTVCVTPGSEFTGDRLRALSWMLGDIGIDLVTDLGLSDVAAHRMGLGTMGSGVLLHVKQVRPTGLRLAAKVATDRVLAGFILLMLSPLLLTIGLAVKVTDPGPAIYRQVRVGRDGLFFTMLKFRTMYVDADLRRAELLDSADGDGPMFKMRHDPRITSIGRLLRKYSLDELPQLINVLRGDMSLVGPRPALPEEVATYDGTARRRLAAIPGMTGLWQVSGRSNLTWGETVRLDLRYVDNWSYTEDLQLLGRTAGAVVRSTGAY, from the coding sequence GTGCCGCCTGCGACTCGTCCATTTCGCTATCGTCGGATCACCGCCGCGGGTGACCTGCTGACCGGCGCTCTCGCCGTCGGCACCACCTGGGCGCTCAGCTGGTCGGCACTCGACGTCGCCATCGCCGTCAGCGTCATGGCGCTCGCGTGGCCGTTGGTGCTGACCGCCAAGACCGGCCGGCCCGACCGGCTGTTCGGCGTCAAGAACACCTACCGCGACATCTTCCAGGGGCTGGCCGCCGTCGTGGCCGTCCTAGCCGTCGCCGGTGCGGTGTTCTCGATCCCGCTGCTCGGCACGACGTTCCTCGCGGCGGCCGCGGTGCTGGCCGTCGGCTCGATCGCCGTGCGGGTCGCGGTCCGGCGCAAGCTGCGCCGGCTGCGCACGCTCGGCCGGGCCACGCGGCGCACGCTGCTGGTGGGTCCGGCGGCGGCCGTCGCCGACACCGTCGAGCGGTTCGCCCAGGACGGCGAGCACCCGCTCTCCGTCGTCGCGGCCTGCGTCGAGGGCGACGCCGCCGAGGCGCCCGGAGCGGTCCCGGTGGTCGGCAGCATCGTCGGCGGCCTGCCCGGCCACGACGACGCGCTGCGCGACGAGGAGATCGTCCACGCGGTGCGGCTCGCGGCCCAGCGGGTCCGTGCCCGCACGGTCTGCGTCACGCCCGGCTCGGAGTTCACCGGCGACCGCCTGCGCGCGCTGAGCTGGATGCTCGGCGACATCGGCATCGACCTCGTCACCGACCTCGGGCTGTCCGACGTCGCCGCGCACCGCATGGGACTGGGCACCATGGGCTCCGGCGTGCTGCTGCACGTCAAGCAGGTCCGCCCGACCGGCCTGCGGCTCGCGGCCAAGGTCGCGACCGACCGCGTGCTGGCGGGGTTCATCCTGCTCATGCTGTCGCCGCTGCTGCTGACCATCGGCCTCGCCGTCAAGGTCACCGACCCGGGTCCGGCCATCTACCGGCAGGTGCGGGTGGGCCGCGACGGCCTGTTCTTCACCATGCTGAAGTTCCGGACCATGTACGTCGACGCCGACCTGCGCCGCGCCGAGCTGCTCGACTCCGCCGACGGCGACGGGCCGATGTTCAAGATGCGCCACGACCCGCGCATCACCAGCATCGGCCGGCTGCTGCGCAAGTACTCGCTCGACGAGCTGCCGCAGCTGATCAACGTGCTGCGCGGCGACATGTCGCTGGTCGGCCCGCGGCCCGCCCTCCCCGAGGAGGTGGCCACGTACGACGGCACCGCCCGCCGGCGGCTGGCCGCGATCCCGGGCATGACGGGCCTGTGGCAGGTGAGCGGCCGGTCCAACCTCACCTGGGGCGAGACCGTCCGGCTGGACCTGCGCTACGTCGACAACTGGTCCTACACCGAGGACCTGCAGCTGCTGGGCCGCACGGCCGGGGCGGTGGTCCGCAGCACCGGGGCGTACTGA